The Salminus brasiliensis chromosome 8, fSalBra1.hap2, whole genome shotgun sequence genome has a window encoding:
- the LOC140561475 gene encoding thymosin beta-11 isoform X1 codes for MSDKPNLEEVTSFDKTKLKKTETQEKNPLPSKETIEQEKQAGSS; via the exons ATGTCTGACAAACCAAATCTGGAGGAAGTCACCAGCTTCGACAAGACCAAGCTGAAGAAGACAGAGACCCAGGAGAAGAATCCTTTGCCGTCAAAAGAGA CCATCGAACAGGAGAAGCAGGCGGGCTCCTCATGA
- the LOC140561475 gene encoding toll-like receptor 8 isoform X2 translates to MDAPTLWLTPACWAMVAFLLGPSPASCTLDERYLRTQPCDVHENTTTGIVVFNCRSRGLREVPQVFSNTTSLDLSENRIKNLTVEKLEKLVKLTQLNLNWMNNNHRVSIAAGAFVNLTQLNKLEINGAGLTHVPRLPKALKQLSLVENKIVSINATSFLHLKGLTRLYLSKNCYYWNSCYKVFEIKNGSFSSLSMLKHLTLSHNNLTRVPRGLPVSLNTLELASNSIAYIGEDDFQEVPNLLNLKIEGNCPRCHNAPYPCVPCRNGSIEIHEHAFHHLQDLRLLHLAGNSIRYIKKGWFSNMPKLQELFLSFNYLFDDIQNGQFLTNLPLLKKLDLSFNYALKAYPKTMTLAPAFANLTSLKTLHIQGLVFKEIVSDTLSPLYGLQNLSVLDLGINFIVHAKSDLFSQNQNLKLLYLSENRLYPVSTSKGTGLGSGLGPVFTLPTLSGSSSKRDQMFEVSNRLVQPECFNAGRVLDLSRNNLFFISPEQFEGYANVSCLNLSRNGFAAAPNGTEFTSLPQLKYLDLSFNKIDLAYDNAFKELEKLEVLDLSFNPHYFTVPGVTHNLYFLKKLPNLRVLNMSSNSIYTLTTKEMYSDSLNELQFQHNDLGKLWRDKDKTYDKLFKNLKNLTYLDISYNYLTKIPNRVYGYLPQKLKKFRLAHNGLTNLDWVLLKRFTQLEELILSYNSLGNVSKNISENIPYLRYLDLSHNRITQLTSGFLIGAVNLKRLDLSHNRLAIINQTTFPSQQDNHLSSLWLHGNPFRCTCDIMDFILWIDNGNVKIPRLATSVTCSVPQSIKGKPVIHFDIRDCIDDQVAFLIYFFTTFLTSCTAFTATVMHLFYWDVSYLFYYTKAKLKGYQYLSSTDSIYDAFVTYDTKDPLVSDWVLNHLRVQLEEQGDRYLPVCLEERDWVPGSPLLDSMTQSIQQSRKTVFVLTRSYVNSGSFRMAVYLAHQRLLEESQDVIVLLFLEPVLQSSHFLRLRRRLCGQSVLEWPRAPAAEPWFWQCLRNAIRVENSDMYSKIYSRYFTGRSRHLCIQHSLQCPLRCVQIPTANMSDKPNLEEVTSFDKTKLKKTETQEKNPLPSKETIEQEKQAGSS, encoded by the exons ATG GATGCTCCTACACTCTGGCTTACGCCGGCATGCTGGGCGATGGTGGCGTTTCTGCTCGGCCCGAGTCCGGCTTCCTGCACGCTGGACGAGAGGTACCTGAGGACACAGCCGTGTGACGTGCACGAAAACACCACCACTGGAATCGTGGTTTTTAACTGCCGCAGCCGGGGGCTCAGAGAGGTGCCCCAGGTCTTCAGTAACACCACCAGCCTCGACCTGTCGGAGAACAGAATCAAGAACCTGACGGTGGAGAAACTGGAAAAGCTGGTAAAGCTAACTCAGCTCAATCTCAACTGGATGAACAACAACCACAGGGTCAGCATCGCTGCAGGGGCCTTCGTGAATCTGACCCAGCTAAACAAGCTAGAAATCAACGGAGCCGGCCTGACCCACGTACCTAGACTCCCAAAGGCCCTGAAACAGCTGAGTCTGGTGGAGAACAAGATCGTCTCCATAAACGCCACCAGCTTCCTGCACCTGAAAGGCCTGACCCGACTTTACCTGTCCAAGAACTGCTACTACTGGAATTCTTGTTATAAAGTTTTTGAGATTAAAAACGGAAGCTTTTCCAGCCTTTCCATGTTAAAGCACCTGACCTTGTCGCACAACAACCTGACGCGTGTTCCCCGAGGTTTGCCTGTCTCCTTGAACACACTTGAACTTGCCTCCAATAGCATAGCGTATATCGGGGAGGATGACTTCCAGGAAGTGCCCAACCTGTTGAATCTCAAGATCGAAGGGAACTGCCCACGCTGCCATAATGCTCCGTACCCCTGCGTCCCGTGTCGCAACGGTTCCATCGAGATTCATGAACATGCGTTCCACCATCTACAGGACCTCAGGTTACTGCACCTCGCTGGAAACTCCATCCGTTACATAAAGAAAGGCTGGTTCAGTAACATGCCAAAGCTTCAGGAGCTCTTCCTTTCCTTCAACTACTTGTTTGACGACATTCAGAATGGACAGTTTCTGACCAATCTGCCACTCCTGAAGAAGCTTGACCTGTCCTTTAATTACGCCCTGAAGGCTTATCCTAAAACCATGACCCTAGCACCTGCTTTTGCAAACCTGACCTCTCTTAAAACCCTGCACATTCAAGGGTTGGTTTTCAAAGAAATCGTCAGCGACACTCTGAGTCCTCTTTACGGCTTACAGAACCTGTCCGTGTTGGACCTGGGGATCAATTTCATAGTACATGCGAAATCAGACCTCTTTAGCCAGAATCAGAACCTGAAACTGCTGTATCTTTCAGAAAACCGCCTCTACCCCGTCAGTACCTCCAAGGGTACGGGCTTGGGCAGCGGTTTGGGTCCAGTTTTCACCCTGCCTACACTGTCAGGCTCCAGCTCCAAGAGGGATCAAATGTTCGAGGTCTCCAACAGGCTCGTCCAGCCCGAGTGCTTCAACGCCGGCCGGGTGCTGGATCTGAGCCGGAACAACCTCTTCTTCATTTCCCCAGAGCAGTTCGAAGGATACGCGAATGTGTCCTGCCTCAATCTGTCCAGGAACGGCTTTGCTGCGGCCCCCAACGGGACCGAGTTCACGTCACTGCCCCAACTGAAATATCTAGACTTGTCCTTCAACAAAATCGACCTGGCCTATGACAATGCCTTCAAAGAGCTGGAGAAGCTGGAGGTGCTAGACCTCAGCTTCAACCCCCACTATTTCACCGTGCCTGGAGTTACCCATAACTTGTACTTTTTAAAGAAGTTGCCCAATCTCAGGGTCCTAAATATGAGCTCTAATAGCATCTATACCTTAACGACCAAGGAGATGTACAGCGACTCTCTCAACGAGCTCCAGTTCCAGCACAACGACCTGGGCAAGTTATGGCGAGATAAAGACAAAACGTACGACAAGCTGTTCAAGAACCTGAAAAACCTGACGTATCTCGACATCTCCTACAACTACCTCACCAAGATCCCCAACAGAGTGTACGGCTACTTGCCTCAGAAGCTCAAGAAGTTCCGATTGGCGCACAACGGCCTGACAAATTTGGACTGGGTTTTGCTGAAAAGGTTCACGCAGCTGGAGGAGCTCATTCTCAGCTACAACAGCCTGGGAAACGTCTCCAAAAACATCAGCGAGAACATCCCGTACCTGCGCTACCTTGACCTGAGCCACAACAGAATCACTCAGCTGACCAGCGGGTTTCTCATCGGCGCCGTGAACCTGAAGCGGCTGGACCTTAGCCACAACAGACTGGCCATCATCAACCAGACCACGTTCCCGTCCCAGCAAGACAACCACCTGAGCAGCTTGTGGCTCCACGGCAACCCTTTCCGCTGCACGTGCGACATCATGGACTTCATCCTTTGGATCGACAACGGCAACGTGAAGATCCCCAGACTTGCCACTTCTGTGACCTGCAGCGTACCTCAGTCCATCAAGGGGAAACCAGTGATCCATTTCGACATCAGGGACTGCATTGATGACCAGGTAGCCTTCCTCATCTACTTCTTCACCACCTTCCTCACTTCGTGCACCGCCTTCACCGCGACCGTGATGCACTTGTTCTACTGGGACGTCTCGTACTTGTTCTACTACACAAAAGCCAAACTGAAGGGATACCAGTACCTGAGTTCCACGGACAGCATCTACGACGCCTTCGTGACCTACGACACCAAGGACCCGCTAGTGTCCGACTGGGTCCTGAACCATCTGCGAGTGCAGCTGGAGGAGCAGGGGGACCGCTACCTTCCCGTATGCCTGGAGGAGCGGGACTGGGTGCCGGGCAGCCCCTTGCTGGACAGCATGACCCAAAGCATCCAGCAGAGCCGCAAGACCGTCTTCGTCCTCACGCGGAGCTACGTCAACAGTGGCTCCTTCAGGATGGCGGTGTACCTGGCCCACCAGCGGCTGCTGGAGGAAAGCCAGGACGTGATCGTGCTGCTCTTCCTGGAGCCCGTCCTGCAGAGCTCCCACTTCCTGCGGCTTCGGCGTCGGCTGTGCGGCCAAAGCGTCCTCGAGTGGCCCCGGGCGCCGGCTGCAGAACCGTGGTTCTGGCAGTGTCTGCGGAACGCCATCCGGGTGGAGAACAGCGACATGTACAGCAAGATCTACTCCAGATACTTCACCGGCAGAAGCAGG CA CCTCTGTATACAGCACAGCCTGCAGTGCCCGCTGCG ATGTGTGCAGAT ACCGACCGCCAACATGTCTGACAAACCAAATCTGGAGGAAGTCACCAGCTTCGACAAGACCAAGCTGAAGAAGACAGAGACCCAGGAGAAGAATCCTTTGCCGTCAAAAGAGA CCATCGAACAGGAGAAGCAGGCGGGCTCCTCATGA
- the tlr7 gene encoding toll-like receptor 7: protein MAGRTFLSVTVLFLFCPSVWLEAEWYPKSLPCDVTGAANGTEVTVDCTSRSLTKIPFGIPSNATNLTLTINHIPRIQNTSFQGLNNITEIDMRCNCVPIKVGPKDHMCTQSVTIDNGSFWELKSLKSLYLDGNQLSSIPKGLPPNIVLLSLEINSISSILKENLTEIPNIRFLYLGQNCYFRNPCNMSYYVEEDAFLNLDKMTLLSLKSNNLSYVPQRLPSSLKELYLYNNNIQQVTEKDFQNLTALEILDLSGNCPRCYNAPFPCVPCANNAPFQIAGNAFQNLTKLQILRLHSNSLTAVHRDWFQGCRELKVLDLSSNFLGKAITYTSFPHALPFLEDLDLSFNYELQRYPSSLNLSAAFSSLKSLRILRIRGFVFQELKRQDIYPLISLDKLEMIDLGTNFIKITNLSILTELKSFHIINLSDNKISSPTEAKSPAALTMARGAPEQDFTSPMSRGAQYQSGDVREIHYFKYDEYARSCKYRDKEVGTLSPFNTQCSSFGKTLDISRNNIFFLHSRFLNLQELRCLNLSGNAMSQALNGSEFVYLKNLQYLDFSHNRLDLMFSTAFQELSNLVVLDISHNNHYFEAEGLTHMLNFTKYLSKLTKLVMNHNQISTSTNTEMESFSLEHLEFKGNRLDMLWRDGDLRYVNYFKKLMALKTLDISHNNLNFIPKQVFQGLPQTLVELNLTNNKLKSFNWEGLKFLKNLEVLDLGGNHLTTVPAKLSNCSKSIVTLVLCRNEIASLSPHFLQDAFSLKTLDLSYNQIKYIEESSFPEEVIDRLQVLYLNNNRFICSCNATWFVRWINRTSVNIPRLATDVTCAAPGTQRGQSVIFLNLQACQHSSLSIILSILTTSLILSIVTLSISSRLFLWDVWYIYHFCLAKVKGYRRLLSDSTAYDAYIVYDKSDKAVSDWVLQELRVQLEDRGERRLQLCLEDRDWVPGCPLIENLSQSIQLSKHTVFILTGRFIRSGHFKTAFYLAHQRLVDEKNDVIVLIFLEKFSSSHSKYLRLRKRLYRRSVLEWPRNPRAQPYFWFSLRSVMATESQQHYNKLFQETL from the coding sequence ATGGCAGGGAGGACATTCCTTTCAGTCACGGTCCTTTTCCTGTTCTGTCCATCCGTGTGGTTGGAGGCCGAATGGTACCCCAAAAGTTTGCCGTGTGACGTCACCGGGGCCGCCAACGGGACCGAAGTGACCGTGGACTGCACCAGCAGGAGCCTGACCAAAATTCCCTTCGGAATCCCGTCAAATGCCACCAACTTGACCCTCACCATCAACCACATTCCTCGCATTCAGAACACCTCCTTTCAGGGCCTCAACAACATCACAGAGATCGACATGCGCTGCAACTGCGTGCCCATCAAGGTCGGCCCCAAGGACCACATGTGCACGCAAAGTGTGACGATCGATAACGGGAGCTTCTGGGAACTGAAGAGCCTGAAGTCCCTCTACTTGGATGGAAATCAGCTCTCCAGCATACCCAAAGGACTTCCTCCAAACATTGTGCTCCTCAGTCTGGAGATTAACAGCATCTCCTCAATTCTGAAGGAAAACCTCACGGAAATTCCCAACATACGCTTTCTGTACCTCGGCCAAAACTGCTACTTCAGAAACCCTTGCAACATGTCGTACTACGTTGAGGAGGACGCTTTTCTGAACCTTGACAAGATGACCTTGCTCTCGCTTAAGTCAAACAACTTGTCTTATGTCCCACAAAGACTGCCGTCCAGTCTCAAGGAGCTGTACTTGTACAACAACAACATCCAGCAGGTCACGGAAAAGGACTTCCAGAATTTGACGGCTTTAGAGATCCTCGATTTGAGTGGGAACTGCCCTCGCTGCTATAACGCACCTTTCCCATGTGTTCCTTGCGCCAACAATGCCCCCTTTCAGATCGCTGGAAATGCTTTCCAGAATTTGACAAAGCTGCAAATTCTGCGACTCCACAGTAACTCCCTCACTGCGGTCCACAGGGACTGGTTTCAGGGCTGCAGAGAGCTCAAGGTGTTAGACCTCTCGTCCAACTTCCTGGGCAAAGCGATAACGTACACCTCCTTTCCTCACGCTCTGCCTTTTCTAGAGGATCTAGATCTCTCCTTCAATTATGAGCTCCAGAGGTATCCTTCCTCCCTCAACCTGTCTGCGGCTTTCTCTTCTCTCAAGTCTCTCAGGATCCTGAGAATTAGGGGCTTTGTGTTCCAAGAACTAAAACGTCAAGATATCTACCCCTTGATTTCTTTGGACAAGCTTGAGATGATCGACCTCGGCACGAACTTCATAAAGATAACAAACCTAAGCATCCTCACGGAGCTGAAAAGCTTCCACATCATCAACCTCTCAGACAACAAAATCTCCTCCCCTACAGAGGCCAAGTCTCCAGCTGCACTGACGATGGCGCGTGGCGCTCCAGAACAGGACTTCACTTCCCCAATGTCACGAGGAGCTCAGTACCAAAGTGGAGATGTGCGAGAGATCCACTATTTCAAATACGACGAATATGCTCGCAGCTGCAAGTACAGGGATAAGGAGGTTGGCACGCTGAGCCCCTTCAATACGCAGTGTAGTTCTTTCGGAAAGACGCTGGACATCAGCCGGAACAACATCTTTTTTCTGCATTCCAGGTTCTTGAATCTTCAGGAGCTCAGGTGTCTGAACCTGTCGGGAAACGCTATGAGCCAGGCTTTGAACGGTTCTGAGTTTGTCTATCTCAAGAACCTGCAGTACCTGGACTTCTCCCACAACCGCCTCGATCTGATGTTCTCTACAGCATTTCAGGAACTGAGCAATTTGGTGGTCCTAGACATCAGTCACAACAACCACTATTTTGAAGCAGAAGGTCTGACTCACATGCTCAATTTTACCAAGTACCTCAGCAAACTGACCAAGCTGGTAATGAACCATAATCAGATCTCTACCTCCACCAACACGGAGATGGAGAGCTTCTCTCTGGAACATTTGGAGTTTAAGGGAAACCGTCTCGACATGCTGTGGAGGGATGGGGATTTGAGATACGTCAACTACTTCAAAAAGCTAATGGCCTTAAAAACCCTCGACATCTCCCACAACAACCTCAACTTCATCCCTAAGCAGGTTTTCCAAGGCCTGCCACAAACGCTAGTGGAATTGAACCTTACAAACAACAAGCTCAAATCCTTTAACTGGGAGGGTCTCAAATTTCTTAAGAACCTGGAGGTCTTAGATCTCGGTGGGAACCACTTAACAACAGTACCCGCGAAGCTCTCAAACTGTTCGAAGTCCATTGTGACGCTGGTTCTGTGCAGGAACGAAATCGCCAGCCTTTCTCCTCATTTCCTTCAGGACGCGTTTAGCCTTAAGACCCTGGACCTAAGTTACAACCAGATCAAGTACATTGAGGAGTCCAGCTTCCCAGAAGAAGTCATAGACAGGCTGCAGGTGCTCTACCTGAACAACAACAGGTTCATATGCTCCTGCAACGCCACGTGGTTCGTCCGCTGGATCAACCGCACGTCTGTGAACATTCCCAGGCTGGCCACAGACGTCACCTGTGCTGCTCCGGGCACTCAGCGAGGTCAGAGCGTGATTTTCCTGAACCTTCAGGCCTGCCAGCACAGCTCTTTGTCCATCATCCTGAGTATCCTGACAACCTCCCTGATCCTGAGCATTGTCACTCTGTCCATCTCCAGCCGCCTCTTCCTCTGGGACGTGTGGTACATCTACCACTTCTGTCTGGCCAAAGTCAAGGGCTACCGCCGCCTCCTTTCGGACAGCACGGCCTACGATGCTTACATAGTATACGACAAAAGCGACAAAGCCGTGAGCGACTGGGTTCTGCAGGAGCTCCGCGTCCAGCTGGAAGACCGAGGTGAGCGGCGGCTCCAGCTTTGCTTGGAAGACCGTGACTGGGTTCCAGGATGTCCCCTCATTGAGAATCTCTCTCAGAGCATCCAGCTCAGCAAGCACACCGTGTTCATCCTGACCGGCCGCTTCATCAGGAGCGGCCACTTCAAGACGGCTTTCTACCTGGCCCACCAGCGGCTTGTGGATGAGAAAAACGACGTCATCGTCCTGATCTTCCTGGAGAAGTTCTCCTCGTCTCACTCCAAGTACCTGAGGCTCAGAAAGAGGCTGTACAGGCGGTCGGTGCTGGAATGGCCGAGGAACCCTCGGGCCCAGCCGTACTTCTGGTTCTCCCTCAGGAGTGTCATGGCAACGGAAAGCCAACAGCACTACAACAAACTCTTCCAGGAAACTCTTTAG
- the frmpd4 gene encoding LOW QUALITY PROTEIN: FERM and PDZ domain-containing protein 4 (The sequence of the model RefSeq protein was modified relative to this genomic sequence to represent the inferred CDS: inserted 1 base in 1 codon; deleted 6 bases in 5 codons; substituted 1 base at 1 genomic stop codon) has product MDVFSFARMSRLTGHRTKASGCPPSSGGWTSSQGPLNGWDMASSRDGRGDYFIDHVSTSSSLEEVRLGLDGGDKLVPPAPRKVEMRRDPVLGFGFVAGSEKPVVVRSVTPGGPSEGKLIPGDEIVMINDEAVSSAPRERVIDLVRSCKEAIVLTVVQPYPSPKSAFISAAKKAKLKSXPVKVRFAEEVIINGQVPXETVKDNSLLFMPNVLKVYLENEQTKSFKFDSNTSIKDVLLTLQEKLSIKSIEHFSLMLEQKTEGSSTRLMLLHEQEMLTQVQRPLHPEAGSHKMKCYFRIAFVPKDPVDLLRRDPVAFEYLYVQLHVLDVKPITLIMESSDAMNLACLTAGYYRLLVDSRRSIFNMAKTSTGGHDSREKHNYQAVDWNHRSCSGCEDHGRDLSDPDSDYDVCGRRDSDVAPVYITELHQSQRAVRGGHTHAHGHGQPFFSAPRIKPQESPRSAKVSFIFGDPLLDSVNPQNLGYQRLMEDIPEVLDEHRAVYGQQEDYKPLEPSFDMVDGFQYGAHMVYGDAKIFGTTDGIEEPLLRDICYAETTDDAEDEDDISCEEDMTGMGELRDKATSLLSLSESSDDIIDLTSLPPPPEGTDEEDSDVLLQSLNLAIAAPPPGFRDSSDEDEHQGPQMGGKKTQSDIPVSLIDSVPMQVSRGTEEVLDDAVVSTLQALEALAASEDHSHPQSDNSSGVEMSRSFSPESASDSGNETNSSEMTESSELAAAQKLSENPLKMFVSTAEGYQTLSEEKTEFRLTACDPRASPRSQENDCQSATIPPSQTLRSEHLEMEPETMETKSLTEYFNRIHMDAIMGKRPGKVDDGACRGTPVGENEPRHVKTMEDIVGRYNNFSDHIYPEFIGNGSGSHGNLTPQKRNKLESGDSGTGKPRGPAMDLSARSPAEETYFAEQATSEQQQVKASPAEKEVTRMYEYHLTKRMSSLQSEGIHSLQSSQCSSIDAGCSTGSSSCVTPMDSPLCTADSVHLLSESSLKGLGYPGTEEKSYGQSPHGKLLHQNVDPTVLRKHHAPPGTEPLSGTGREGCQRMPKIRETTV; this is encoded by the exons tcacgTTTCCACGTCTAGCTCGCTGGAGGAGGTGCGTCTGGGTCTGGACGGGGGGGATAAGTTGGTGCCCCCAGCACCCCGGAAGGTTGAGATGAGACGGGATCCAGTGTTGGGCTTTGGCTTCGTGGCAGGAAGTGAGAAACCTGTAGTGGTCCGCTCCGTCACCCCAG GTGGTCCCTCCGAGGGAAAGCTCATTCCCGGAGACGAGATAGTCATGATAAATGACGAGGCGGTCAGCTCCGCtcccagagagagagtcatCGACCTGGTCAG gaGCTGTAAGGAGGCCATTGTTCTGACGGTCGTCCAACCGTACCCC TCGCCCAAGTCTGCCTTCATCAGCGCCGCCAAGAAGGCCAAGCTGAAGT ACCCGGTCAAAGTGCGTTTCGCCGAGGAGGTCATTATTAACGGTCAAGTACCGTAA GAAACCGTGAAGGACAACTCTCTTCTCTTCATGCCAAACGTTCTGAAGGTGTACCTCGAAAACGAGCAGACGAAGTCCTTCAAGTTCGACTCCAACACCTCCATCAAG GACGTCCTCCTGACCCTGCAAGAGAAGCTGTCCATTAAAAGCATCGAGCACTTCTCTCTGATGCTGGAGCAGAAGACGGAGGGGTCCAGTACCAGGCTAATGCTGCTGCACGAGCAGGAGATGCTAACTCAGGTACAGCGCCCCCT TCACCCAGAGGCGGGGTCACACAAGATGAAGTGCTATTTCCGCATCGCGTTCGTCCCGAAGGACCCGGTGGACCTGCTGAGGCGCGACCCTGTGGCGTTCGAGTACCTCTACGTTCAG CTCCACGTGCTGGACGTCAAG CCCATCACACTGATAATGGAGTCCAGCGATGCCATGAATCTGGCCTGTCTGACCGCCGGCTACTACCGGCTGCTGGTGGACTCACGGCGCTCCATCTTCAACATGGCCAAAACCAGCACAGGGG GCCACGACTCCCGGGAAAAGCACAACTACCAGGCCGTCGACTGGAATCACAGATCTTGTAGCGGCTGCGAGGACCACGGCAGGGACCTTTCGGATCCGGACTCGGATTACGATGTCTGCGGGAGGCGGGACAGTGACGTTGCCCCAGTCTACATCACAGAGCTCCACCAATCACAGCGTGCCGTCAGGGGAGGCCACACCCACGCCCACGGGCATGGGCAGCCCTTCTTCAGTGCCCCCAGAATCAAGCCCCAGGAGTCTCCCCGGAGCGCAAAGGTGTCCTTCATATTCGGGGACCCTCTGCTGGACAGCGTGAACCCCCAGAACCTGGGCTATCAGAGGCTAATGGAGGACATCCCCGAGGTTCTGGATGAGCACAGGGCCGTGTACGGGCAGCAGGAGGACTACAAGCCCCTGGAGCCATCGTTCGACATGGTGGACGGCTTCCAGTACGGCGCCCACATGGTCTACGGAGACGCTAAAATCTTTGGTACCACCGACGGCATTGAGGAGCCGCTGCTCCGCGACATCTGCTACGCCGAAACCACGGACGACGCTGAGGACGAAGACGACATCAGCTGCGAGGAGGACATGACGGGGATG GGGGAACTGAGGGACAAAGCAACCTCGCTGCTTTCCCTTTCAGAATCCAGCGACGACATCATCGACTTGACCTCCCTGCCACCGCCACCAGAGGGTACAGACGAGGAGGACAGTGACGTCCTCCTGCAGTCGCTGAACCTGGCCATAGCTGCCCCGCCACCGGGCTTCAGGGACAGCTCAGACGAAGACGAGCACCAGGGGCCGCAAATGGGGGGGAAGAAAACCCAGAGCGACATCCCGGTGTCTCTGATCGACTCTGTGCCGATGCAGGTGAGCAGGGGGACGGAAGAGGTTCTGGACGACGCCGTGGTCTCCACCCTGCAGGCACTGGAAGCTTTGGCGGCTTCTGAAGACCATTCGCACCCACAATCGGACAATAGTTCAG GTGTAGAAATGTCTCGGTCCTTTAGCCCCGAGTCTGCTTCAGATTCTGGAAATGAGACTAATTCCTCTGAAATGACGGAGAGCTCAGAGCTGGCGGCAGCTCAGAAACTCTCCGAAAACCCTCTGAAAATGTTTGTATCTACAGCCGAAGGCTATCAAACC CTCTCCGAGGAGAAGACAGAGTTTCGG TTAACTGCTTGCGACCCGAGGGCCTCACCCAGGAGCCAGGAGAACGACTGCCAGTCCGCCACCATTCCTCCTTCTCAGACCCTCCGCTCGGAACACCTGGAGATGGAACCGGAA ACCATGGAGACCAAATCCCTGACCGAGTACTTCAACAGAATACACATGGATGCTATCATGGGCAAGCGGCCTGGGAAGGTGGATGACGGAGCCTGCAGGGGAACACCTGTTGGCGAAAATGAACCCCGGCATGTGAAG ACCATGGAGGACATAGTAGGGAGGTACAACAACTTCAGCGACCACATTTACCCAGAGTTCATCGGAAATGGCAGCGGGTCACATGGCAACCTGACGCCCCAGAAGAGGAACAAGCTGGAGTCCGGTGACTCGGGCACGGGTAAACCCAGAGGACCAGCGATGGACTTGAGCGCTCGTTCCCCTGCAGAGGAAACCTATTTCGCAGAGCAAGCCACGAGCGAACAGCAGCAGGTTAAGGCGTCCCCAGCTGAGAAGGAGGTGACCCGGATGTACGAATACCACTTGACAAAGAGGATGTCCTCACTCCAGAGTGAAGGGATTCACTCCCTGCAGAGCTCCCAGTGCTCCTCCATCGACGCCGGCTGCAGCACCGGAAGCAGCAGCTGTGTGACGCCCATGGATTCGCCGCTCTGCACTGCGGACAGTGTCCACCTGCTCTCCGAGTCGTCTCTGAAGGGTCTTGGCTACCCAGGCACAGAAGAGAAAAGCTACGGCCAAAGCCCGCATGGCAAACTCCTCCATCAGAATGTAGATCCTACAGTTTTACGGAAGCACCATGCACCACCTGGCACTGAGCCACTGAGTGGCACGGGACGTGAAGGATGCCAAAGGATGCCCAAGATCAGGGAAACTACAG TGTAG